From the Alloalcanivorax dieselolei B5 genome, one window contains:
- a CDS encoding TetR/AcrR family transcriptional regulator, with the protein MTGTKTRILDTALDLFNRHGERNVTTNHIAEALGISPGNLYYHFRNKTAIVAALFERYRQQIWEWLPPPKGELTWQDKMHYLQGILESMWQGRFLHRDLPHFLHQDPELRAEYTQFVQDGMERGLQIYQGLRASGLIEASDEDLRALMVNTWVLAMSWPGLTHGLNPAAAENETLDRALLRQGIYQIVCLEAPYLRGEALNHLDAMKAEFRVGDTTVNLLFTASDPHVGEVSNG; encoded by the coding sequence ATGACTGGCACCAAAACGCGCATTCTGGACACCGCCCTGGACCTGTTTAATCGCCACGGCGAGCGCAATGTCACCACCAACCACATCGCGGAGGCCCTCGGGATCAGTCCAGGCAATCTGTACTATCACTTCCGCAACAAGACAGCGATCGTGGCGGCGTTGTTCGAACGTTACCGTCAACAGATCTGGGAATGGCTGCCGCCACCCAAGGGGGAATTGACCTGGCAGGACAAGATGCACTACCTGCAGGGGATTCTGGAGTCGATGTGGCAGGGCCGGTTTCTGCATCGGGATTTGCCGCATTTTCTCCACCAGGATCCGGAGTTGCGTGCCGAATACACGCAGTTCGTGCAAGATGGCATGGAGCGCGGGCTGCAGATTTATCAGGGATTGCGCGCCAGCGGTCTGATCGAGGCCAGCGATGAGGACCTGCGTGCCCTGATGGTGAATACCTGGGTACTGGCGATGTCGTGGCCGGGCCTGACCCACGGTCTCAATCCCGCCGCCGCTGAGAACGAGACCCTGGATCGGGCGCTGTTGCGTCAGGGCATTTATCAGATCGTGTGCCTGGAAGCGCCCTATCTGAGGGGGGAGGCTCTAAATCATCTGGATGCCATGAAGGCGGAATTCCGGGTTGGCGACACCACGGTGAACCTGTTGTTCACGGCATCCGACCCCCATGTCGGGGAGGTGTCAAACGGCTGA